A window of Micromonospora sp. WMMC415 genomic DNA:
ACGCGCACCTGGCCGCCGCCTTCACCGACATCCAGCGCGCCGAGCTGCACGACTGATCCCGGGACGGCAGCATCCCGCCCCGGGGCCGGCGCGGTCGGTCAGCCGCGCCGCAGCCGGCCGGTCTCCTTGCCCTGCGCGTCCCGCAGCACCAGCACGTCACCGTCGAGACCGGCCTGTCGGGCGGTGGTGAGCCACCCGTTGACCGGCACGTTGTCGCAGCCGATCAGGGTGCTCATGCCCCCGGTCGCCCCGAACGCACCGCCGGGCCCGGCCGCCCAGCGTCCACCCGAGCCGTTGCAGCCGTCGGACGCGCGCCACGTCCCGTCCGCCGCCAGTTCGGCGAACGGCGGCGTCGGCCAGCCACCGGGCCCGGGGGCCGGCGTCCGGCCGTCCGGCCCGCTGACCGGCACCCACCGGCCGACCAGGTCGTCCCGACCGGGTGCGGCGAGATCGCCCGGGAGCGCCGGCACCGGAGCGAGCCGGCGTCGCACCTCGTCGGTGACGGTCGGGGGCTCCAGCCAGGGCCGGTACACGTCCGGGCCGCCCCGCGGCCGGGCCCCCGGCCGCAGCCGGGCCAGTTCGTCGCCCTCGGCGTCGAGCAGGACGCGGCTGTCGCCCTCGGCCCGGAAAGCGGCGGCCCGCGCCAGCCAGTCCGGTGCCTCGGGCCGGGGCGCCGGCTCGCACCGTCGGGAGTCGGTCGTCGAGTTGCCGTGGACGCCGGCGAGGAAGAGCCCGCTCTGGTCGGCCCGCCACTCCCCGAGCAGCATCTCGCACCCGCGGAAGACCACGAGACCGTCGTCCGCGAGCCGCAGCACGGTGTCCGCCGGCACGCCCCGCCCGCTCACCGACCACGCTCCGACCAGCCCGAGCGGCTCCTGGGGAACGGCTGGCGTGGCGGTGGTCGGTGACGGCGGCGCGGCCGCGCCCGGGGAGCCGGTGCCCGCGCAGCCGGCGAGCAGCAGCACGGCGAAAGTGAACGATCCGATCAGGTACCTGTCCCCGCGCATGTGCCCTCCGTCCGACATGTCCTGAACGTGGGACGGCACGGCGTCCCGTTCGGTTCCCGCCTCGACTATCGGGGTTCTTCGTCCGGGGTTCCGTCGTGCCAGCGGGCCCGCCAGCCGGCCTCGTGCTTCTCGTACGTGGCCTTCTCCTCGAACACGGCGCCGAGCAGGGCCCGGCGGGCGTCCGCCATGACGACCACCTCGATCACCACCAACGCGATGCAGATGGCCGTCAGCAGGCTGAGCGCCGCCAGCGCGGGCAGGTGCGTCGCGACGGGAATGGCGACCGCGAGGACGAGCACGGTGCCGACGCGGGTCCAGGAGAGCGTGCGGAGGGTACGCAGTTGGAACAGCATCCCGCCGCAGAGGTAGCAGATCACCCCGCTGAACAGCAGCGGTGCGCCCGGGCCGTGGGTCGGCTCGGCGAGGCCGACCGCAGCGTCCGCGACCTGCCGCACGATCTCCTCCGCCCCGAGGGCGAACAGGATGATCCCGGCGATCATGACGAGCTGGCAGTACGCGTAGGCGTCCCGCGCCATGGCGACCCGGGCGCGGCCCTGCGCGGCGTGCTGCGCGATCCGGGCGGCCGGAGCGATGACGTCGAAATGCGTCCACCACAGGGCGGCGGTGAAGAAGATGCCGAGCACCGCGGCGGTGACGCCCCGCCAGGTGACCGGCTCACCCCCGAGCAGGTTGCCGCCCACGCCGACCGAGATGATCGACTCGCCCAGGGCGATGATGAGGATGAGGTCGTACCGTTCGGTCCAGTGTTCGGCGGAGGTCAGCACCCAGCCCCAGGCGGTAGAGACGAGGCCGGCGCCGTACTGCAACAGCACCACGGCGATCCACAGCCCGTCGCGCACCATCTCGGCCAGCCCCAGGTCGTCGATCTGCGGTGGGATCAGCGCGGCAGCCAGCAGCAGGAGGGTGCTCGTCACCAGCTCGGGGGAGTACCTCAGCAACAGGCGACGTTCGCCGGGCCGCTCCTGGGCGACGTGCCAGTAGAGCAGCAGGTGCACGAAGCGGAGCACCAGGTAGCTCACCGCGACCACCACCGGTCCGACAGCCCACTGCACCGGGTTGCCGAACGCCTGTGGCAGGGACAGGGAGAAGCAGAAGAGCGCGGCCATCGCGACGACCATCAGCGCCGGGACGAAGCCCACGCCGAGTCGGACCCGGGTCGCGACGACGGTGTGCACCACCCAGCACCACCAGAGGACGGCGAGGACCAGCATGCCGTGCAGCAGGCTGTCGCCGGTGATGTTCATCGCGGTGGCCCGGGTGATGATGAAGAACGAGAAGACGAAGACCAGGTCGAAGAAGATCTCGAATCGGTCCACCCGGGTACCGGGGGCCACCGCGACGGCCGGGCCGAGCCGCTCCGCCCACCGCTTGCCACCCACCGACCGAGTGTCGCAGCGCGTCGGCGGCGGCCGGGCGCGATTCGTCACCAAACGGACGGCGAGGGCTGCTAGCTGACCGACGCGGTCGCCCCGCTGCCGGCCAACGAGATCGCCCACCGGTCTTGAGAAGCCCTAGGAGCGTGGACGCAACCACCGGGTTCTCCGGTCGCCGGGGCGGGGTTGTTCCGGTGGGCGGCGGGACGAGCGGCGGGTGTCGATGGCTGCGATGCCCGCCAGGATGACGGTGGCGGTGATCGCGGCCGCTATCGGCGGCGTGTGGATCAGAGGCACGGCTGCCAGCAGGAGGACCAGGGCCCCTATCCAGCGGTGTGGGGACACTCGGGAGAAGACAGCCCGTTCCAGCGCCGCCCGCCCGGCCAGATAGCAGGCCGGCCCACCCAGGATCATGATCAGCCACAACGGGTAGCTGTGGTCGGCGGGGTGGGTCTGGACGATTTCGTGGCCGATGGCGGTTGCCACGATGCCGAGGATCATCACGACGTGTGCGGACGCGGCGAAGCGACCCAGGCCGGCCGGGTCCTGCGCGGACGCGACGGCATCGCCGAAAAGTTGGCCGGCCTTGTGGAAGTAGATGCGCCATAGCAGGACGGTCGTGAGGAACGCCGCCAGCAGACCGATGCTCCGGTAGTCGCCGACGCGACCGAGCCGGGCGGCGTAGATGACACCGACGGCCAGGATCGTCTCGCCCAGGGCGACCAGCAGCAGTTGCTGGAACCGCTCCGCCAGGTAATGCGGAGCGAGTGCCCATACCGATGCCCGGCCCTTGCCCAGGCCCGGCACCGGCCATCCCCGCCACGCCGACCCGAGATCAACCGCAACCGCCACCAGCCACCAGGCGGCCTGTTTCCCGCCCGAGGTCAACGCCCCGCCGATCCAGAACACACCGGCGACCAGGAACCAGATCAAGGCCCGAAGGTACAGCCGGCTCAGCGCGTGCCGGCCCAGCGCGTAACCGAAGATCAACGCGCGGCTGACCTGGGCGAGGACGTACGTCGCCGCGAACGTCATCCCCGCGCCGCCGAACGCGTGGGGCACCGTCGCTCCCATCACCAGCAGCGCGAACGCCGTGACCACCACCATCCGCTGCGTGTGGGCGGACCGCGGGTCGAACCGGGCGGTGATGTAAGCCGTGATGATCCACAACCACATCAGCGGCATGAACAGCAACAAGATGCGTCCGGTCGCCGTCCACCGCTCGGCAAGGTCGCCGCCGTTCACCGCTGGCGCCGCGACGGCCACCAGCCGATTGAGCGCGAACACCATCACCAGATCGAAGAACAACTCCACGAAGGTCGCCTGCTGCGCACTCTCCTTGCCACGCAGCAGCCCTACCGCGTGTCCACGTCCCCATCGCCGATCGGCCACCACCCGCCCATCCCAGCGGATCCGCATCCCATGCACTGTCGCCTTGGGGAAAAGACCCCGAGCTCACCGGCATACCGATCAACGACGTGGTCCGGGGTCGTGGGCCACGAGCAGATCTCGACCAGGCCGGACTCACCCGGGATATGCCAGAAGGCCAGGTGAGAGGCGATCTCACCTGGCCTTCTGCCACTGGTCGGGGTGGCCGGATTTGAACCGACGACCTCTTCGTCCCGAACGAAGCGCGCTACCAAACTGCGCCACACCCCGAGGCGTGCCGACAAATAGTAGCCCACCCGATCCGAGGGTCAAACCGGGTACCCCTCGGCCCGGCGCCTCAGCGCGGGATCAGCGTCAGGATGCTCGCCTCGGGCGGGCAGGAGAACCGGACCGGGGCGGTCGGGTGGGTGCCGAGGCCGGCCGAGACGTGCAGCCAGGAGTCGGAGCCGGGCCAGCGGTGTAGACCCTTCGCCATCGACCGGGGCAGCCCGCAGTTGGTGACCAGCGCGCCGACGCCCGGCACGCAGACCTGGCCGCCGTGGGTGTGACCGGCGAGGAGCAGTCCGAACCCGTCGGCCGCCATCTGGTCGAGCACGGGCGGTTCCGGGGAGTGGCTGAGCGCGATCGACAGGTCGGCCGACGGTGAGACCGGGCCGGCGACCGAGGCGTAGTCGTCCCGCTCGATGTGGGGGTCGTCCACGCCGACCAGCTCGACGAGCCGGCCGCCGGCCTTGAGCGTCGTCCGGGCGTTGTTCAGGTCGACCCAGCCGGCTCCGGTGAACACGTCGCGCAGCTCGTCGTACGGCAGCTCGACGCCCTCGACGTACTCCCGGTCGGGGAGGAAGTAGGTGAAGGGGTTCTTGAGGACCGGCCCGGTGTAGTCGTTGGAGCCGAACACGAAGGCGCCCGGGTAGTCCAGCAGCGGCTGGAGGGCGCGCAGCGCTCCGGGCACCGCGCCGGGGTGGGCCATGTTGTCGCCGGTCACCACGACCAGGTCCGGGTCCAGGCCGGCCAGCGACGCCACCCAGCGCTGCTTGCGCCGCTGGTCGGGCATCATGTGCAGGTCGGACAGGTGCAGGACGCGCAGCGGCTCCGCGTCGGCCGGCAGCACCGGTACGTCGTACCGCCGCAGGGTGAACATGTTGCGCTCGACGAGCGACGCGTACGCGAGGGTGGCCGCGCCGACCGCGGCGGTCCCGGCGGCGAGCCGGAATAGTGTGCGCTTTCGCATGGCGATCAGGGTAGTTTGACCGTCCATGAGCACGTTGAAGGACCGTCTCACCGCGGACATGCGAACCGCGCTGAAGGCGCGTGACGAGCTGACCACCTCCACCCTCCGGATGGCGCTCGCGGCGGTCGGCACCGCCGAGGTGGCCGGCAAGGCCAAGCGGGAGCTCACCGACGACGAGGTGCTCGCGGTGCTGACCAAGGAGGCGAAGAAGCGCCGCGAGGCGGCGGTCGCCTTCCACGACGCGGGGCGCATCGAGCAGGCCGCCAAGGAGACCGCCGAGGGCGAGGTGCTGGAGCGCTACCTGCCGCAGCAGCTCTCCGACGAGGAACTGGCCGACGTGGTCGCGGGGGCGCTCGCCGAGGGTGGCTTCACCGGCAAGGCGCAGATGGGCCCGGCGATGAAGGCCGCCCAGGCCGCGGTGGCCGGCCGGGCCGAGGGGGGCCGGGTCGCCGGTGAGGTACGCCGGCAGCTCGCCGTCTGACCGCTTCTTTCGAGTACGCGAAACGGGCGGGCACCCCGAGGGGTGCCCGCCCGTTCGTCGTCGTGGACCGGTCAGCCGCCGGGGCGGCCGGGCGGGCGGCCGGGGTTGGTCGGCGGGTTCCCGGGCTGGCCCGTGGGCGGGGTGGCGCCCTGGCCGGAGCTGACCTGGATCATGACCACGCCACCCTTGATGGTGCGTCCCTCCGGGCTGGTGCCCGCGGCGGTGTTGGCGGGGCAGTCGGACGGGACCTTGTTGCTGGAGACGACCGCGTCGAAGCCGGCGCCCTGGATGCGGGACTTCGCCTGCTCCACGCTGACGCACTTGACGTCCGGAATCCGCCGCTGGTCGCCCTCGCGGATCTTGTTCCCGGGCGGGGTGAAGTTGATGCGCTCCTTGCCCTTCATCGCGTCCCGCAGCGTCTCGTACACCGGCGGGTTGATGCCCGTCTTCTCTTCGTGCTTCATCTCCTGGGTGGTCTGCGGCCAGTCCGGGTCGGCCATGATGCCGGCCACCGCGTACTGCTTGGTCATCGCGACCAGCGAGGCGGTCTTCTCCGAGTCGGTCGTGCCGGACTTGCCGGCCACCGGCGCCTTCACCTCTTGCTTCACCTTGCCGGCGGTCGCGCCGGCGCACTTGGACGTCGACGAGCGGTCACCGACCGGGCAGCGGGCGGCGTCCACCGCGGCACGGGCCACCTCGGTGCTGATGCGCTGCTCGCAGCGCGGGTTCGCGACGTCGAGCTTCTTGCCGTCCGGGTCGCGGATCTCCTGCACCGGGATGGGCTCGCAGTACTTGCCGTCCGCCGCCAGGGTGGCGTACGCGTTGGCCAGTTCCAGCGGGATCGTCTGGGAGACACCGAGGCTGAAGGCACCCCACTGGTGGGCACCCTTCTCCAGGTCGATGTCCTCCTGGGAGCGGAAGTTGATGCCGAGCTTCTTGGCCGCCTTGACCACGTTCTCCGCGCCGACCTGCTGCTGCAGGGGAATGAAGTAGGTGTTCACCGAGCGGCCGAACGCGCTCCACATGTTGTGGACGCCGGCCATGCTGGGGCTCGCGTTCTCCGGGCAGTAGAAGTGGGTGCCCTCGCAGGCCGCGTCGCTCCCCCGCTTGATGATGTACTCGGACGTGAACCGCTGCGGCGCGTTGATCGTGTAGCTGAGCGGGACGCCCTTCTCCAACGCAGCCACGATCGTGAAGATCTTGAAGGTTGAGCCGGCCTGGTACCCGGTGATGCCGTCACCGCCGCTGAGCAGCGGGTTGACCGTGTTCGGGTAGTTGCCCCGCTTGCCCTTCTTCCGCTGCTTCGGGTCGCTGTGCGGCTTGTTCTGCGGGCTGTCGGGGTCGTCGAGCTTGTAGTTGCGGTTGACCGAGAGCGCACGGACCCGGCCGGTGCCCGGCTCGATCACCGCGACCATCCGGGCCGCCTTGCTGGTCACCGGCAGGTTCCTCCGGACCGCCGCGTCAGCGGCGTTCTGGACCTGGGGCTCCATCGTCGTGACGATCGTGAAGCCGCCGCTCTTGAGCCGCCGTTCCCGGTCGTACGAGGTCGAGCCGAACGTCTCCTGCGCCATCCACCAGCGGTAGAAGTAGTCGCAGAAGAAGCCCCAGCTCTTCGTGGTGGTGTCGACACAGCCGTTGGGCGCCCGCTTGCCGACGACCTTGAGCTTGACCGCCTTGGCCTTGTCGGCCTGCTCCTTGGTGATCTTGCCGATCTCGTACATGTTGTTGATGACGTAGTCACGCCGGGCCACCGCCTGCGGGTATCCGCTGCGGGTGGTGGGGTTGAACGCGCTCGGGGCCTTGACCAGGCCGGCGAGCATCGCCGCTTCCTCGATCGTCAGCTTGCTCGGGTGCTTGGCGAAGTAGACCTGGCTGGCGGCGAAGATGCCGTACGCGCCGTTGCCGAACGCGGCGATGTTCAGGTAGCGCTGGAGGATCTCGTCCTTGGAGAGTTCCTTGTCGATCTGGAGCGCGTAGCGCATCTCGCGGAGCTTGCGGGCGCTGGTGTCCTCGGTGGCCGCGACCACGTCGGCCGGGTGGGTCGCCGAGTACGCGATGGCGAGCCGGACGTACTGCATGGTGAGCGTCGAGGCGCCCTGCCGGTCGGCGGTGCCGGAGCTGTTGTTGACGAAGGCGCGAGCGACGCCGTTCAGGTCGACGCCGTTGTGCTGGTAGAAGTCGTGGTCCTCGGCGGCGATGATCGCGTCCCGCATGACCGGTGCGATGTCCTTGAGCTTCACCTCGCGACGGTTCTCGTCGAACATCGTCGCGAGCGGTGTCTTGCCGTCGGACGCGAGCAGGTAGCTGATCTGCGGTGGCCGGGCCACCGTCAGCTCTTTGGGCAGTGCTCCGAAGGTCTCGGCGCCGGCCTTCGCGGCCAGGCCGGACATCGCCACTGCGGGGAAGGCCGCTGCGGCGACCACCACGCCGGCCAACAGGCCACAGATGAGTAGCGATGCGGCGTTGGTCAGCACATTGTGGTCACGTTTCCGCATCCAGGTCACCTCGACAGGGTACGCGAACAGGCAACGAGGGGCGCGGGGCGTCTTTTCCCCATTTCCTGCGCGCGCCGGCCTCGTTGTGCTAAACGCACGACCCCCGGTTCGAGGTTGCGTGGATCTGGCGCCGAGTCTCCCCCGTCTTGGGGAGGGCGCGCAGCGTTTTCGCGTACCCGAAGCGGGGTAACCGGCGGTCGAGGGCCCGGGAAGCCGGGAGTGTCCGGAATGATGGATTTGGCCGACAACGTTGCGTAATCGGGCAACTACAGAGCATGATGAGGGCGGCGACAGCGCCACATGTCGTCCGTGCCGCCTTGGGGAAGGCCGGCCGGGCGACCGGGGGGAATTGCCGGCTGGTCCGCGAACGGGGTCGGTAGTACTGCAAGGGGGGACGTGTACACATGGGCATGATCACTGACTGGCCGTCACTGGCGGCGTGTCAGAACGGGGACCCGGACGCGTTGTTCGTACAGGGCGCCGAACAGAACGTGGCCAAGCGGATCTGCCGGAGCTGCCCAGTCCGGTACGAGTGCCTGGCGGACGCGCTGGACAACCGGATCGAGTTCGGCGTGTGGGGCGGCATGACCGAACGGGAACGCCGGGCGTTGCTGCGCCGCCACCCGCAGGTCACGAGCTGGCGCAAGATGTTCGAGGCCGCGATGAAGAAGAACGCCAAGGACAAGGCCGGCAAGGACAAGGTCCTCGCCGCCACGGCCGGTTGAGCCGGCACCGGGTGCGCCGGCACAGTCAGCTGAGGCCCGGCCGGTCCACCGGCCCGGTCACTCGCGGCTGATCGCCGCACCGATCGTCCGCAACCCGTCGACGTCGTGCACGTCGGCGGGTTGCGCCGTCACCGACACCGTCGGGACGGTCGGGAACGTCTCGGTGAACCGCGCGGCCACCCGCTGCTCGCGTACCGCCTGCTGGGCCAGCGCGGCGTGGGCCCGCAGCACCTCGGCGGTGCGCTCGTGGCCGCCCCGCTCGGCCAGCCGCTCAGCGGCGGCCAGGCTCTCGTCCGGCCCGAGCTCCGGCACGGCCGGGCGGTGGACCCGGTTGAGGACCAGACCGGCCAGCGGCATCTTCTCCTCCCGCAGCCGGCCCGCGAAGTAGGCGGCCTCCCGGACCGCGTCCGGCTCCGGAGCCGCCACCAGCAGGAACGCCGTCTCGCGGGCCTGGAGGATGCGGTACGTCTGCTCCGCCCGCTGCCGGAAACCGCCGAACATCGAGTCGAGCGCCGCGACGAAGCCGGAGAGGTCGGTCAGCAGCTGCGCGCCGAGGATCTTCTGCACGACCTTCGAGAACACCCCGAAGCCGGCGGTCACGAAGGTGAACATGCTCCGGCCGCCCGTGCGGGCCGGGGCGAGCAGCAGGCGCAGCATCCGCCCGTCCAGGAAGCGGGACAGGCGGGCCGGCGCGTCGAGGAAGTCCAGCGCCGAGCGGGACGGCGGGGTGTCCACCACGATCAGGTCCCACTCGCCCCGGGCGTGCAGCTGCCCGAGCTTCTCCATCGCCATGTACTCCTGGGTGCCGGCGAAGGTGGAGCTCATGGCCGCGTAGAACGGGTTCGCGAAGATCTCCGCCGCCTTCGCCGGATCGGTGTGCTGGAGCACCACGTCGTCGAAGGTGCGCTTCATGTCGAGCATCATGGCGTGCAGCTCGCCGCCGCTGGCCTCCGCGTCGATCCCCTTCACCTGGCGCGGGGTGTTGTCCAGCTCGGTCAACCCGAGTGACTGCGCCAGCCGGCGGGCCGGGTCGATGGTGAGCACGACCGTACGCCGGCCGTGTTCCTCCGCGGCCCGCAGCGCGAGCGCGGCGGCGGTGGTCGTCTTGCCCACCCCGCCCGCCCCGCAGCAGACCACGATCCGTACGCCCGGATCGGCGAGGATCCGGTCGACGTCCAGCGGCGGCGCCACGTTGTCGGAAGGCACCAATCGAGCGTATCGGGCCGGCTCCCGCCGCGCGTCCGCGCCGACGGGAGGTGTGAGTCATTCTGCTCTCACCAGCGCCTCGGCCAGCCGGTCCAGGCCGGCCCGGTCCACCCCGTCCGGCAGGAGCGGCAGCTCGACGAGGGGCAGCCCCAGCTCCACCAGGTCGGTGCGCAGCGAGTCCTCCAGCTCGCGCCGGACCACCTGGTCGCGCGCCTCCGAGGCCAGCCCGGCGACGATCCGCTCGTCGGCGGGCAGCCCGGCGGCGCGCAGCCCGCCGGCCAGCTCCTCGGCGGTGACCGCCCGTCCGACCGGCAGCGGCGGCCGGGTGCCGTTGACGATGACCCGCCCGACCGGGAAGCCGAGCGAGGTCAGCTCGGCGATCGCGTCGACCGTCTCCTGGACCGGCATCTCCTCCAGCAGCGTCACCACGTGCACGGCGGTCATCGGCGACCGCAGCAGCGCCGCGACGCCCTCGCTCTGCGTCTTGATCGGACCGACCCGGGCCAGTCGCGCCGTCTCGGCGGTGACGTTCAGGAAGCGACCGATCCGCCCGGTGGGCGGCGCGTCCAGCACCACCGCGTCGTACACCCGCCGCTGGCCGGTGGTGCGGGTGGTGGCCTCCTTGACCTTGCCGGTGAGCAGCACGTCGCGCAGGCCGGGGGCGATGGTGGTGGCGAAGTCGATGGCACCGAGCTTGCGCAGCGCCCGGCCGGCCCCGCCCAGCTTGTAGAACATGTCCAGGTACTCGAGCAGGGCCTCCTCCGCGTCCACCGCGAGGGCCCGCACCTCGCCGCCGCCGGGCGCGTCGGTCAGGTGCCGCTCGGCGTACGGGAACGGCTCGGTGTCGAAGAGCTGGGCGATGCCCTGGCGCCCCTCGACCTCGACCAGCAGCGTGCGCCGACCGCCGGTGGCCAGCGCCAGGG
This region includes:
- a CDS encoding low temperature requirement protein A, with protein sequence MGGKRWAERLGPAVAVAPGTRVDRFEIFFDLVFVFSFFIITRATAMNITGDSLLHGMLVLAVLWWCWVVHTVVATRVRLGVGFVPALMVVAMAALFCFSLSLPQAFGNPVQWAVGPVVVAVSYLVLRFVHLLLYWHVAQERPGERRLLLRYSPELVTSTLLLLAAALIPPQIDDLGLAEMVRDGLWIAVVLLQYGAGLVSTAWGWVLTSAEHWTERYDLILIIALGESIISVGVGGNLLGGEPVTWRGVTAAVLGIFFTAALWWTHFDVIAPAARIAQHAAQGRARVAMARDAYAYCQLVMIAGIILFALGAEEIVRQVADAAVGLAEPTHGPGAPLLFSGVICYLCGGMLFQLRTLRTLSWTRVGTVLVLAVAIPVATHLPALAALSLLTAICIALVVIEVVVMADARRALLGAVFEEKATYEKHEAGWRARWHDGTPDEEPR
- a CDS encoding low temperature requirement protein A, coding for MRIRWDGRVVADRRWGRGHAVGLLRGKESAQQATFVELFFDLVMVFALNRLVAVAAPAVNGGDLAERWTATGRILLLFMPLMWLWIITAYITARFDPRSAHTQRMVVVTAFALLVMGATVPHAFGGAGMTFAATYVLAQVSRALIFGYALGRHALSRLYLRALIWFLVAGVFWIGGALTSGGKQAAWWLVAVAVDLGSAWRGWPVPGLGKGRASVWALAPHYLAERFQQLLLVALGETILAVGVIYAARLGRVGDYRSIGLLAAFLTTVLLWRIYFHKAGQLFGDAVASAQDPAGLGRFAASAHVVMILGIVATAIGHEIVQTHPADHSYPLWLIMILGGPACYLAGRAALERAVFSRVSPHRWIGALVLLLAAVPLIHTPPIAAAITATVILAGIAAIDTRRSSRRPPEQPRPGDRRTRWLRPRS
- a CDS encoding metallophosphoesterase, translated to MRKRTLFRLAAGTAAVGAATLAYASLVERNMFTLRRYDVPVLPADAEPLRVLHLSDLHMMPDQRRKQRWVASLAGLDPDLVVVTGDNMAHPGAVPGALRALQPLLDYPGAFVFGSNDYTGPVLKNPFTYFLPDREYVEGVELPYDELRDVFTGAGWVDLNNARTTLKAGGRLVELVGVDDPHIERDDYASVAGPVSPSADLSIALSHSPEPPVLDQMAADGFGLLLAGHTHGGQVCVPGVGALVTNCGLPRSMAKGLHRWPGSDSWLHVSAGLGTHPTAPVRFSCPPEASILTLIPR
- a CDS encoding GatB/YqeY domain-containing protein; translation: MSTLKDRLTADMRTALKARDELTTSTLRMALAAVGTAEVAGKAKRELTDDEVLAVLTKEAKKRREAAVAFHDAGRIEQAAKETAEGEVLERYLPQQLSDEELADVVAGALAEGGFTGKAQMGPAMKAAQAAVAGRAEGGRVAGEVRRQLAV
- a CDS encoding transglycosylase domain-containing protein — encoded protein: MRKRDHNVLTNAASLLICGLLAGVVVAAAAFPAVAMSGLAAKAGAETFGALPKELTVARPPQISYLLASDGKTPLATMFDENRREVKLKDIAPVMRDAIIAAEDHDFYQHNGVDLNGVARAFVNNSSGTADRQGASTLTMQYVRLAIAYSATHPADVVAATEDTSARKLREMRYALQIDKELSKDEILQRYLNIAAFGNGAYGIFAASQVYFAKHPSKLTIEEAAMLAGLVKAPSAFNPTTRSGYPQAVARRDYVINNMYEIGKITKEQADKAKAVKLKVVGKRAPNGCVDTTTKSWGFFCDYFYRWWMAQETFGSTSYDRERRLKSGGFTIVTTMEPQVQNAADAAVRRNLPVTSKAARMVAVIEPGTGRVRALSVNRNYKLDDPDSPQNKPHSDPKQRKKGKRGNYPNTVNPLLSGGDGITGYQAGSTFKIFTIVAALEKGVPLSYTINAPQRFTSEYIIKRGSDAACEGTHFYCPENASPSMAGVHNMWSAFGRSVNTYFIPLQQQVGAENVVKAAKKLGINFRSQEDIDLEKGAHQWGAFSLGVSQTIPLELANAYATLAADGKYCEPIPVQEIRDPDGKKLDVANPRCEQRISTEVARAAVDAARCPVGDRSSTSKCAGATAGKVKQEVKAPVAGKSGTTDSEKTASLVAMTKQYAVAGIMADPDWPQTTQEMKHEEKTGINPPVYETLRDAMKGKERINFTPPGNKIREGDQRRIPDVKCVSVEQAKSRIQGAGFDAVVSSNKVPSDCPANTAAGTSPEGRTIKGGVVMIQVSSGQGATPPTGQPGNPPTNPGRPPGRPGG
- a CDS encoding WhiB family transcriptional regulator encodes the protein MGMITDWPSLAACQNGDPDALFVQGAEQNVAKRICRSCPVRYECLADALDNRIEFGVWGGMTERERRALLRRHPQVTSWRKMFEAAMKKNAKDKAGKDKVLAATAG
- a CDS encoding ArsA-related P-loop ATPase translates to MVPSDNVAPPLDVDRILADPGVRIVVCCGAGGVGKTTTAAALALRAAEEHGRRTVVLTIDPARRLAQSLGLTELDNTPRQVKGIDAEASGGELHAMMLDMKRTFDDVVLQHTDPAKAAEIFANPFYAAMSSTFAGTQEYMAMEKLGQLHARGEWDLIVVDTPPSRSALDFLDAPARLSRFLDGRMLRLLLAPARTGGRSMFTFVTAGFGVFSKVVQKILGAQLLTDLSGFVAALDSMFGGFRQRAEQTYRILQARETAFLLVAAPEPDAVREAAYFAGRLREEKMPLAGLVLNRVHRPAVPELGPDESLAAAERLAERGGHERTAEVLRAHAALAQQAVREQRVAARFTETFPTVPTVSVTAQPADVHDVDGLRTIGAAISRE
- a CDS encoding ArsA-related P-loop ATPase produces the protein MGAAKRPDEPAVTEWPARLHVVTGKGGTGKTSVAAALALALATGGRRTLLVEVEGRQGIAQLFDTEPFPYAERHLTDAPGGGEVRALAVDAEEALLEYLDMFYKLGGAGRALRKLGAIDFATTIAPGLRDVLLTGKVKEATTRTTGQRRVYDAVVLDAPPTGRIGRFLNVTAETARLARVGPIKTQSEGVAALLRSPMTAVHVVTLLEEMPVQETVDAIAELTSLGFPVGRVIVNGTRPPLPVGRAVTAEELAGGLRAAGLPADERIVAGLASEARDQVVRRELEDSLRTDLVELGLPLVELPLLPDGVDRAGLDRLAEALVRAE